Part of the Candidatus Woesearchaeota archaeon genome is shown below.
GATACTGTCTGCAGGGCGTTTGCGAAAAGCACAGGTGGCGTGTACGAGCAAAACCCTCGCAAGGTCGGCGAACTTATTGCGAGGATTGGCCAGGACATGCTGGCACGCTATCATGTTTATTTCAGGCCAGAAGAGCCAGAAGAGCGTGTTCCTGAAGGCGTTCCGCTTCCTTTATCCTTGGTTCCTCGTGAAGGAATTCGCCTGACATACCCTAAGGAATTTGTGAGGAGATATCCTTTGAAGGAAGCAAGGCCCGTGTTGGGAAGGCATCCGTCGAAGAGGAGTTCTTCTGAGTTTTTGTCGGCCGTGCTGCGCGTTGGCAGGGAAGGGACAGTTGATGATGCAAGGGACGTGTACGCAGCGTATAAGATGGCGTTGCAGTACGAAGCGCGGCGGCGTGACGCTTCCTTAGGTGAGGTGAACCGCGCAACGACGCTTTCGGCGCTGGAGCGTTTGGCTGGCGTGCAAAGTGATGATGAGTACCGGCGCGCTCGGGGGTTGGTGTTCAACTCCCTCGTGAGGCCGGTGCGAGACGCGCTGCTCTACGGCTCAACGCAGGATCGTGAATCTGCCTTGCACTTGTTAGATGATATTCGCGGCTTTGTTGGCGAGCGCGCTTGGGGAAATTATGCTGGGATGTACTTCAATCCTTTGCTCGAGCTCGCCTGCAGGCCGACACTGGTCTACTGGACTGATGATCAGCGCCGATCCGCAAAACGCTTGCTGGAAGAGGCGGGGCGTTCTTGCCCTTCTGAAGAGCAGTACTGGAGGGCGCTGCCGAACACCGCAGCGGGTGGTTGAAAACCGTTCGTTGAAGCGGGGGGCGTCAAGGCAGGATGGCGTGGCAAGCTTTTGTTCAAGAAGGGTTTGCGAAGGTTGGTGTTTGCAACACGGCTTTGCGGGTTGATTGGGTTTGACGGGTGGCGTGGTTGTCAACCACAATCTTTTAATATGGGGTGGGTGCTCTTTGCTCTCGTGAAATCATGGGGTTGGAAATTCTTCCCGTCGGTGGGTATTCTGAAATCGGGCGCAACTGCGTCGCGGTGAAGGTTGATAGCGAAGTTGTTCTTCTTGACTTGGGCTTGCTCATGGATAAGTTCATTGAGCTCTCTGAAGAGCGTGAAGATCTTGCACCGATCAGTGGGCGGCGTTTGATTGATCACGGCGCCGCGCCGGACGTGAGTGTGGTCAAGTCGCTTCGCGGGAAGGTTGTTGCGATTATTCCGACGCACGGTCACCTGGATCACATCGGGGCGATTCCGTACTTGGCAGGACGGTTTTCTTGTCCGGTGCACAGCTCCCCCTTCACGATTGAAGTGATTCGCCGCCTCTTGAACGACCAAGGCGTTTCTCTGCGGGGAGGGTTGGTGGCGCACCCGGTGAATAGCACGTTTGCATTGTCAAAGAATATCAAAGTGGAATTCATCAGCGTGACGCATAGCATTCCACAAACAATCATTGTTGTTTTGCACACCCCGTACGGGAAGGTGATGTATTGTAACGACTTCAAGTTGGACAACGCTCCGATTCTCGGGCAGAGGACGAATGTGAAGCGGCTCTTGGCGCTTCAAGGAAAGGTGAAGGTGCTTATTATGGATTCGCTCTACGCCCACGCGGATAAGAAATGTCCTTCTGAGTCGATCGCAA
Proteins encoded:
- a CDS encoding MBL fold metallo-hydrolase, which produces MGLEILPVGGYSEIGRNCVAVKVDSEVVLLDLGLLMDKFIELSEEREDLAPISGRRLIDHGAAPDVSVVKSLRGKVVAIIPTHGHLDHIGAIPYLAGRFSCPVHSSPFTIEVIRRLLNDQGVSLRGGLVAHPVNSTFALSKNIKVEFISVTHSIPQTIIVVLHTPYGKVMYCNDFKLDNAPILGQRTNVKRLLALQGKVKVLIMDSLYAHADKKCPSESIAKEMLKDVLLGVNSTGRVVIVTTFSSHIARLKTLVDLAEKLGRKPVFLGRSIAKYVDAAHEAKIIDLKERVETVPFSSKVPKFLRKIKDFSKYLFIMTGHQGEPNAMLSKVVDRRLMPLKDGDHVVFSCTVIPVPINIENRMRLEEKLKARHVRIFKDIHVSGHAMREDHRDFLEMVRPEHIIPTHGSPESLHKLKELAMELGYLPKNVHILHNGERVVF